One window from the genome of Rhodopirellula halodulae encodes:
- a CDS encoding ABC transporter ATP-binding protein, translated as MSSNKESPLGRSPQSSQAVICKNASVVFPNDVRALRDVNLSIPQGARIALVGPSGCGKTTLLRVIAGLQTLSAGECQRMEVKEREEGQNDRRRCATSFVFQQPALLPWATVQRNVELPLKLGRRGADVDLATGQQRVKDVLMEVQLDDVMNRFPHQLSGGMKMRASIARALVTNPDLLLLDEPFAALDDLLRNQLGRLVTKLWRSHRFTSVLVTHNIAEAIQLCERIVVMHRGRLVTQLQNPLREKMESSDVRRSPEFADFYGMISDTLEAAAKSDDSGDPL; from the coding sequence TTGAGCTCGAACAAAGAATCTCCGCTCGGACGCTCGCCGCAATCGTCGCAAGCGGTGATCTGCAAGAATGCCAGTGTGGTCTTCCCCAATGACGTCAGAGCACTTCGCGATGTCAACCTGTCGATTCCCCAGGGGGCTCGAATCGCTTTGGTGGGGCCAAGTGGCTGTGGGAAAACCACCTTGCTACGCGTGATCGCCGGATTGCAAACGCTGTCCGCTGGCGAATGTCAGCGGATGGAAGTGAAAGAGCGAGAGGAAGGGCAGAACGACCGGCGACGCTGTGCGACTTCATTTGTGTTTCAACAGCCCGCCTTGCTTCCGTGGGCAACCGTCCAAAGAAACGTCGAGTTGCCACTCAAGCTTGGTCGACGCGGTGCGGACGTTGACCTTGCGACCGGGCAACAACGTGTCAAGGATGTATTGATGGAGGTCCAACTGGACGACGTAATGAACAGGTTTCCGCATCAGTTGTCCGGTGGCATGAAGATGCGAGCTTCGATCGCGCGAGCTTTGGTGACCAATCCCGATCTGTTGCTGCTCGACGAACCATTCGCGGCGCTGGATGACCTGCTGCGAAATCAACTCGGACGTTTGGTCACCAAGTTGTGGCGCAGTCATCGATTCACCAGCGTCTTGGTGACCCACAACATCGCCGAAGCGATTCAGCTTTGCGAGAGAATCGTTGTGATGCATCGCGGACGTTTGGTCACGCAGCTTCAAAATCCGCTTCGCGAGAAAATGGAGTCCTCGGATGTCAGACGCAGCCCCGAATTCGCGGACTTCTATGGAATGATCAGCGACACATTGGAAGCGGCTGCCAAGTCCGATGATTCGGGGGACCCGTTGTGA
- a CDS encoding ABC transporter permease: MVRSHELLMSLVCVGVVAVLGMILWHAAVVVFDLPKLLLPTPQQVAEAGWTHRSELIRSGAITLWTATVSLMVAIVFGGGLSILFSQSQLLRRAFFPYVIFLQTVPIVAIAPLLIVWSGYEFRTAVIATVVICLFPIVNNVTTGLMSVRPEHRDLLQLYGATRWQRLVYVQLPTAVPYLVLGARVSSGLAVIGAIVAEFFVSNGADYEGLGALMTGWQGRTMTDALMAALAVSTLLGLVLFGGVNLLSHWLLKRYLRVD; encoded by the coding sequence ATGGTTCGCTCGCACGAATTGCTAATGAGCCTGGTCTGTGTGGGTGTGGTTGCCGTGTTGGGCATGATCCTGTGGCACGCTGCCGTCGTCGTGTTCGATCTTCCAAAGTTGTTGTTGCCGACACCTCAGCAAGTCGCGGAGGCCGGATGGACGCATCGGTCTGAGTTGATTCGTTCCGGAGCGATCACGTTGTGGACAGCCACCGTGAGTTTGATGGTGGCAATTGTGTTCGGAGGCGGTTTATCGATTCTGTTCAGTCAATCGCAACTGCTCCGCCGTGCCTTTTTCCCGTACGTGATCTTTTTGCAGACCGTACCAATCGTCGCCATTGCTCCACTGCTGATTGTTTGGTCGGGGTACGAATTTCGAACCGCGGTGATCGCGACGGTGGTGATTTGCTTGTTTCCAATCGTCAACAATGTGACGACCGGGCTGATGTCGGTTCGACCGGAACATCGGGATCTGTTACAGCTCTACGGAGCCACTCGCTGGCAGCGACTTGTGTACGTCCAGCTACCAACGGCCGTGCCCTATTTGGTTTTAGGGGCTCGCGTGAGCAGTGGATTGGCGGTGATCGGTGCGATCGTTGCGGAGTTCTTTGTCAGTAACGGTGCTGACTACGAAGGGTTGGGGGCATTGATGACCGGTTGGCAAGGACGAACCATGACCGATGCTTTGATGGCGGCGTTGGCCGTTTCAACTTTGCTAGGATTGGTGCTGTTCGGTGGCGTCAATTTGCTGAGTCATTGGTTGTTGAAACGCTATCTGAGAGTCGACTGA
- a CDS encoding ABC transporter substrate-binding protein — MNSPQNVAGSPTPVSRLLASVAKCTVACVLLLQTTGCGRQPEATDGLQAISVQLNWYPEVEHGGVYQSVVDGTYRSLDLQVAIEPGGRATPIAPELEMERSQFAITNADDVVLFRVQGADVVAVAAAVQNHPRCILVRADSGVMEWSDLAGMTLQRQAGRAFLDFLEQRGHLNDVRQVPYHGSIAGMLTDPKVAVQAYSVAEPLIAQQQGLEVKTLMVSDLGWNPYSSVLVTTGDMIRDQPEVVRAMVKGTVDGWRQYLQSPDEANAAILQANQHGMTAEALQFGAEQMRPLAMPNGDLDEVGQMTSERWTELVQQMSELGLVDLEKVQPSDCFTTEFLQL; from the coding sequence ATGAACTCGCCTCAAAATGTCGCTGGATCGCCAACTCCGGTTTCGCGTTTGCTTGCCAGCGTCGCAAAGTGCACGGTGGCCTGTGTCCTCCTTTTGCAAACGACAGGATGCGGTCGTCAACCCGAGGCGACCGATGGTTTGCAAGCGATCTCTGTCCAACTGAACTGGTACCCGGAAGTCGAGCACGGTGGCGTTTACCAATCCGTGGTGGATGGGACTTACCGATCGCTGGATTTGCAAGTTGCAATCGAGCCTGGCGGGCGAGCTACCCCGATTGCACCCGAACTCGAAATGGAACGCAGCCAATTCGCCATCACCAACGCGGATGACGTTGTGCTCTTTCGGGTTCAAGGGGCCGACGTGGTGGCGGTGGCTGCGGCGGTGCAAAATCATCCTCGTTGCATCTTAGTGCGTGCCGACAGCGGTGTGATGGAATGGTCCGACTTGGCGGGCATGACGCTTCAAAGGCAGGCCGGGCGTGCGTTTTTAGACTTTTTGGAGCAACGAGGGCATCTGAACGATGTGCGGCAGGTTCCCTATCACGGCAGCATCGCCGGAATGCTGACGGATCCAAAAGTGGCGGTTCAAGCTTACAGCGTTGCCGAACCGTTGATTGCTCAACAGCAAGGTTTGGAAGTCAAGACTTTGATGGTCAGCGACCTTGGTTGGAATCCCTACTCCAGTGTCCTGGTCACCACGGGAGATATGATTCGCGATCAACCGGAGGTGGTTCGTGCCATGGTGAAAGGCACCGTGGACGGTTGGCGTCAGTACCTGCAGTCGCCAGACGAGGCCAATGCAGCGATACTTCAGGCGAATCAACATGGAATGACTGCAGAGGCGTTGCAATTCGGAGCAGAGCAAATGCGACCGTTGGCGATGCCCAATGGAGACCTTGACGAGGTCGGGCAGATGACATCGGAGCGATGGACCGAACTGGTTCAGCAGATGTCTGAGTTGGGGCTGGTGGATCTGGAAAAAGTCCAACCGTCAGATTGCTTCACAACAGAGTTCTTGCAGCTCTGA
- a CDS encoding lysophospholipid acyltransferase family protein, with amino-acid sequence MKTPMRAMRQRLIDASAYALVRMIVAVIQVMPLDMGDRFCRVVAALLSGPLPIRKNVIDSAFQQVLPGLSLEDQHRLTFDMWHHLMLMVCEVAWAQRRLHRCNWHQHVRFRGNQTMLQHMLSERPSVYVTGHFGNFEVGGYTMGLMGVRTLAIARRLDNPYLHDWVEDFRSAKGQDMVDKIGCAPIVDQHLQDGGLLSLLADQHAGHKGYWTDFCGVPASCHKALALFSLTSKAPMLSVYTRRLNGKPMQFESGLLGVVDPITDDENAQSVGQMTEWYNSQLEAMIDIAPEQYWWLHRRWRTPPEKVAARLEKKREKRRQMQINSSERLSASNTATPPSSNAA; translated from the coding sequence GTGAAGACGCCCATGCGTGCGATGCGTCAACGATTGATCGACGCTTCTGCCTACGCATTGGTGCGGATGATCGTTGCTGTCATCCAAGTCATGCCCTTGGACATGGGAGACCGCTTCTGCCGAGTGGTGGCGGCGTTGCTTTCTGGCCCGCTGCCGATTCGCAAGAACGTGATTGACTCCGCGTTCCAACAAGTCCTGCCTGGTTTGTCATTGGAAGACCAGCATCGACTGACTTTTGACATGTGGCACCATTTGATGCTGATGGTTTGCGAAGTCGCGTGGGCGCAGCGTCGACTGCATCGCTGCAATTGGCACCAGCATGTTCGCTTTCGCGGCAACCAAACGATGCTGCAGCACATGCTGAGCGAGCGTCCCTCCGTTTACGTCACCGGTCACTTCGGAAATTTTGAAGTGGGTGGTTACACGATGGGGTTGATGGGAGTTCGCACGCTGGCCATTGCCCGTCGGCTGGACAATCCTTATCTCCATGACTGGGTCGAAGATTTTCGGAGTGCGAAGGGTCAAGACATGGTCGACAAAATTGGCTGCGCTCCAATCGTCGACCAACACCTTCAAGATGGCGGTTTGTTGTCTTTGTTGGCGGATCAACATGCGGGCCACAAAGGATACTGGACCGATTTCTGTGGCGTCCCCGCATCCTGCCACAAGGCACTGGCGTTGTTCTCGCTCACATCGAAAGCACCGATGTTGAGCGTCTACACCCGTCGACTGAATGGCAAGCCGATGCAATTCGAATCCGGATTGCTAGGCGTGGTCGATCCAATCACCGATGACGAGAACGCTCAGTCGGTGGGTCAGATGACCGAATGGTACAACTCACAACTGGAAGCCATGATCGACATCGCGCCAGAACAATATTGGTGGCTGCACCGACGCTGGCGAACTCCACCGGAGAAGGTTGCAGCTCGGTTGGAAAAGAAACGCGAAAAGCGGCGTCAAATGCAAATCAACTCCTCAGAACGTTTGTCCGCCAGCAACACCGCAACTCCACCGTCTTCAAACGCCGCTTGA
- a CDS encoding serine aminopeptidase domain-containing protein, with amino-acid sequence MSTTDLFPASFASTTTPATVAATKSTDVPTTRGGETFAEQAVVFGSHHHLVGVYHQPAQSIDAKTAAIFVTPGMLHHVGPFRLHVDLARTLGCRGLASFRFDLSGIGESLPVGSRGQSIERATDEIRQAIDWLQREHGIEQVILFGLCSGADDSLHAAVRDPRVSGVVAMDACGYRTGRFWIHRVGHYASRLVSARAWKRMLGRRLPRRSKNSAPAYRSIPMGTDLREFPSRKIALREFQRLVDRGCRLHLVYTGGVSEYYNYENQFFDMLHGVRWKNHATVDFRPEMDHVAMLCEDRKWLVNRVCEQMIEFVHTGPTQPSR; translated from the coding sequence ATGAGTACCACCGATCTTTTTCCTGCCTCCTTCGCCAGCACCACAACACCCGCGACGGTTGCCGCAACCAAGTCGACCGACGTGCCGACCACACGTGGCGGTGAGACATTCGCCGAACAGGCGGTGGTTTTTGGGAGTCATCACCACTTGGTGGGCGTCTATCATCAACCGGCGCAATCCATCGATGCGAAAACGGCCGCCATCTTTGTCACTCCTGGCATGCTGCATCATGTCGGCCCATTTCGGCTGCATGTCGATCTGGCGAGAACGCTTGGCTGTCGAGGTCTCGCCTCCTTCCGTTTTGACCTATCGGGAATCGGGGAAAGTTTGCCGGTCGGATCCCGCGGTCAATCGATCGAACGAGCCACCGACGAGATTCGACAGGCGATCGACTGGTTGCAACGAGAGCACGGAATTGAACAAGTCATCTTGTTTGGCCTGTGTTCAGGAGCCGACGATTCGCTGCACGCCGCCGTTCGGGATCCTCGCGTCAGCGGTGTGGTTGCCATGGACGCATGTGGTTATCGAACTGGTCGCTTTTGGATTCATCGAGTTGGCCACTACGCATCGCGTTTGGTGTCCGCACGCGCATGGAAACGAATGCTCGGTCGACGGTTGCCGCGTCGCAGCAAAAACTCGGCCCCCGCGTACCGCAGCATTCCGATGGGCACCGACCTTCGCGAATTCCCGTCGCGAAAAATTGCGTTGCGGGAATTTCAAAGGCTGGTCGATCGAGGATGTCGCCTGCATCTGGTCTACACCGGCGGCGTTTCGGAATACTACAACTACGAGAATCAGTTTTTCGACATGCTTCACGGTGTGCGTTGGAAGAATCATGCCACGGTGGATTTTCGGCCTGAAATGGACCACGTCGCAATGCTCTGCGAAGACCGTAAATGGTTGGTGAATCGGGTCTGCGAGCAAATGATCGAATTTGTCCACACGGGTCCAACGCAACCGTCGCGATGA